In one Lycium ferocissimum isolate CSIRO_LF1 unplaced genomic scaffold, AGI_CSIRO_Lferr_CH_V1 ctg17287, whole genome shotgun sequence genomic region, the following are encoded:
- the LOC132042705 gene encoding uncharacterized protein LOC132042705 gives MAEYEACILGLRIALDIDIHELLVIGDFDLLIHQVQGEWATKNAKILSYVNLAQRLCKKFKKIDFKYTPMAQNEFTDALATIASMIQHPESSYVDPPKISLREEHAYCSHVEAEPDGKPWYAYIKKYLGKGEYSRILQAIRRKPSGEWPMDSF, from the coding sequence ATGGCAGAATACGAGGCTTGCATTTTAGGCCTCAGAATAGCTTTGGATATAGACATCCATGAACTATTGGTAATAGGCGATTTTGACCTACTAATTCACCAAGTACAAGGCGAATGGGCCACAAAGAATGCCAAAATCTTATCGTATGTGAACCTCGCACAAAGGTTATGCAAAAAGTTCAAAAAGATTGATTTCAAGTATACACCAATGGCTCAAAATGAGTTCACCGATGCTCTTGCTACTATAGCATCCATGATACAGCATCCTGAAAGCAGTTATGTTGACCCGCCGAAGATAAGTCTAAGAGAAGAACATGCTTATTGTTCCCATGTGGAGGCGGAACCTGATGGCAAGCCATGGTATGCTtacataaagaaatatttgggAAAAGGTGAGTATTCGAGAATACTACAAGCAATCAGAAGAAAGCCATCAGGAGAATGGCCAATGGATTCCTTCTAA